From the Hymenobacter yonginensis genome, one window contains:
- the purD gene encoding phosphoribosylamine--glycine ligase encodes MSTSNKSIVLLGGGAREHAMAWKLTRDGATVHVLPGNAGIPNSHPHISATDFPAIQAFCQAHGVKLVVVGPEAPLAAGVTDFFQGSDIRVFGPGRAGATLESSKVWSKDFMRRHGVATAQAWPFRSDKLDAARAKATELSGQVVVKFDGLAAGKGVYVCSSVDEAHAALDDLARLHSGWFSFLLEEKLTGPEISIIGITDGNRIRLLSPSQDHKQLLAGDQGPNTGGMGAYCPVPFCDDNVLAAIRTDIVDPTLRGLQNEQFDFNGFLYFGIMLTPQGPKLLEYNTRLGDPEAEVLLPALESSLLELIEATLDGTLQQTVVRQRRGHYVGVVLASGGYPAASFPTGFPITGLNQLHPSILAFHGATKRTETGELVTNGGRVLVLVGHGEELEDAVQHVYREAEKVNFQDVYIRTDIGQRPEPTLAGNW; translated from the coding sequence GTGAGCACCAGCAATAAATCCATAGTACTCCTCGGCGGCGGGGCCCGTGAACACGCCATGGCGTGGAAACTGACCCGCGACGGCGCTACCGTGCACGTGCTGCCCGGCAACGCCGGCATTCCGAACAGTCACCCCCACATCAGCGCCACCGACTTCCCGGCCATCCAGGCTTTCTGCCAGGCGCACGGCGTAAAGCTGGTGGTGGTAGGCCCCGAGGCCCCGCTGGCGGCGGGCGTCACCGACTTCTTCCAGGGCTCCGACATCCGGGTGTTCGGGCCGGGGCGGGCGGGGGCTACGCTGGAAAGCTCCAAGGTGTGGAGCAAGGATTTCATGCGCCGCCACGGCGTAGCTACAGCCCAGGCCTGGCCCTTCCGCAGCGACAAGCTGGACGCCGCCCGCGCCAAAGCCACCGAGCTCAGCGGGCAGGTGGTGGTGAAGTTCGACGGGCTGGCGGCCGGCAAGGGCGTGTATGTGTGCTCCTCGGTAGACGAAGCCCACGCCGCCCTCGACGACCTGGCCCGCCTGCACAGCGGCTGGTTTAGCTTCCTGCTTGAAGAAAAGCTCACCGGCCCCGAAATCAGCATCATCGGCATCACCGACGGCAACCGCATCCGCCTGCTCAGCCCCTCCCAGGACCACAAGCAGCTGCTGGCCGGCGACCAGGGCCCCAACACCGGCGGCATGGGCGCCTACTGCCCCGTCCCTTTCTGCGACGATAACGTGCTGGCCGCCATCCGCACCGACATTGTGGACCCCACCCTGCGCGGCCTGCAAAACGAGCAGTTCGATTTCAACGGCTTCCTGTACTTCGGCATCATGCTCACGCCCCAGGGCCCGAAGCTGCTCGAGTACAACACCCGCCTCGGCGACCCCGAAGCCGAAGTGCTGCTGCCCGCCCTGGAAAGCAGCCTGCTGGAGCTGATTGAGGCCACCCTCGACGGCACGCTGCAGCAAACGGTGGTGCGCCAGCGGCGCGGCCACTACGTGGGCGTGGTGCTGGCCTCGGGCGGCTACCCCGCCGCCAGCTTCCCCACCGGCTTCCCCATCACCGGCCTCAACCAGCTGCATCCCAGCATCCTGGCCTTCCACGGCGCCACCAAGCGCACCGAAACCGGCGAGCTGGTAACCAACGGCGGCCGGGTGCTGGTGCTGGTGGGCCACGGCGAGGAGCTGGAGGACGCCGTGCAGCACGTGTACCGCGAAGCAGAAAAAGTGAATTTCCAGGATGTGTACATCCGCACCGACATCGGCCAGCGGCCGGAACCGACCCTTGCAGGCAACTGGTAA
- the purF gene encoding amidophosphoribosyltransferase: MCGIVGFYGPDDVAHDIVFGLTALQHRGQDAAGIATFDDNFHLCKGNGLISDVFRPKQLKKLKGNIGIGHARYTTQGSGDAELAQPFTTSYPFGLSMVHNGNVINFRSAAKRLHEKYHVLPKTSNDLELIMYTFASELRLKNLDNLSVIDIFDAVETTQELVKGAYATITIIAGHGLLAFNDPLGIRPLVLGRRETERGPVFAFASESTCFDYLGFEFVENVGPGQAVFIDKDFKVHHKNPQEQPKNFCVFEHIYFAREDSTIHGRLVARERVRLGKMLAKKVIESGIQPDMVIDVPSSGYFSASGLAEAIGVPYRRALVKNNHMGRSFIVSSQAGREDIVKKKLNPIREFVEGKKVAVVDDSIVRGTTSRRIVRILREAGAAEVYFISSAPPIIAPCIYGIDMAMSTELIAANYTEEEICRYIEADKVIYQSVEDLQALFSEEKGHGGSCFACFTGQYPTGDVTKYLRHIQEERQSHRSDKKGPDVIPSVSAKAPEPTEH, from the coding sequence ATGTGCGGAATAGTAGGTTTTTACGGTCCTGATGATGTTGCGCACGATATCGTGTTCGGCCTCACCGCGCTCCAGCACCGCGGCCAGGACGCCGCCGGCATTGCCACCTTCGATGACAACTTCCACCTCTGCAAGGGCAACGGGCTCATCTCCGACGTGTTCCGCCCCAAGCAGCTCAAGAAGCTGAAGGGCAACATCGGCATCGGGCACGCCCGCTACACCACCCAGGGCTCCGGTGATGCCGAGCTGGCGCAGCCGTTTACCACCAGCTACCCGTTCGGGCTGTCGATGGTGCACAACGGCAACGTCATCAACTTCCGCTCGGCCGCCAAGCGCCTGCATGAGAAGTACCACGTGCTGCCCAAAACCAGCAACGACCTGGAGCTGATTATGTACACCTTCGCCTCGGAGTTGCGCCTGAAAAACCTCGACAACCTCTCGGTTATCGACATTTTCGACGCCGTGGAGACGACGCAGGAGCTGGTGAAGGGGGCCTACGCGACCATCACCATCATTGCCGGCCACGGCCTGCTGGCCTTCAACGACCCGCTGGGCATCCGGCCGCTGGTACTGGGCCGCCGCGAAACCGAGCGCGGCCCCGTCTTCGCCTTCGCCTCCGAAAGCACCTGCTTTGATTATCTGGGGTTTGAGTTCGTGGAAAACGTCGGCCCCGGCCAGGCGGTATTCATCGACAAGGATTTCAAGGTGCATCACAAAAACCCGCAGGAGCAGCCGAAGAACTTCTGCGTGTTCGAGCACATCTACTTCGCCCGCGAAGATTCCACCATCCACGGCCGGCTGGTGGCCCGCGAGCGGGTGCGCCTGGGCAAGATGCTGGCCAAAAAGGTCATCGAGTCGGGCATTCAGCCGGATATGGTGATTGACGTGCCGTCGTCGGGCTACTTCTCGGCGTCGGGGCTGGCCGAGGCCATTGGCGTGCCCTACCGCCGGGCTTTGGTGAAGAACAACCACATGGGCCGCTCCTTCATCGTAAGCAGCCAGGCCGGCCGCGAGGACATCGTCAAGAAAAAGCTCAACCCCATCCGCGAGTTTGTGGAAGGCAAAAAGGTGGCCGTGGTGGATGACAGCATCGTGCGCGGCACCACCTCCCGGCGCATCGTGCGCATTCTGCGCGAGGCCGGGGCCGCCGAGGTGTACTTCATCAGTAGCGCCCCGCCCATCATTGCGCCCTGCATCTACGGCATCGATATGGCCATGAGCACCGAGCTGATTGCGGCCAACTACACCGAGGAAGAAATCTGCCGCTACATCGAGGCCGATAAGGTGATTTACCAGTCGGTGGAGGACTTGCAGGCGCTGTTTTCCGAGGAGAAAGGCCACGGCGGCAGCTGCTTCGCCTGCTTCACCGGCCAGTACCCGACAGGCGACGTGACCAAGTACCTGCGCCACATCCAGGAAGAACGCCAAAGCCACCGCTCCGACAAAAAAGGCCCCGACGTCATTCCATCCGTGAGTGCAAAAGCCCCCGAGCCGACCGAGCATTAA
- a CDS encoding DUF6985 domain-containing protein, translated as MNNWKQTVRFDETEGLMADVPLDFVPSKPLVRLMFDLSGEVQTLTPEMAAAAEAVLQQLPGLNQSVAEAAFEHFQMMRQMCGDIYNEEDELLTAADATELQALYQLQIIYFPEEPEIGRFGLSFACQWEIEHGFGLQFRNWNIVEVGGEAEAFSFYD; from the coding sequence ATGAACAACTGGAAACAAACGGTACGCTTCGATGAAACAGAAGGACTGATGGCCGATGTGCCGCTGGACTTCGTGCCGTCGAAACCCCTGGTCAGGTTGATGTTCGACTTGTCGGGGGAGGTGCAGACGCTCACGCCGGAAATGGCCGCGGCGGCTGAAGCCGTGCTGCAGCAGTTGCCCGGCTTGAACCAGTCGGTAGCGGAGGCCGCCTTCGAGCATTTCCAGATGATGCGCCAGATGTGCGGCGACATCTATAATGAAGAAGACGAACTGCTGACGGCTGCCGATGCCACGGAGCTGCAGGCGCTGTACCAACTGCAAATCATCTATTTTCCCGAAGAGCCGGAAATCGGTCGGTTTGGGCTGAGCTTCGCCTGCCAGTGGGAAATAGAGCACGGTTTTGGGCTGCAGTTTCGTAATTGGAATATCGTAGAGGTAGGGGGGGAAGCGGAAGCTTTTTCCTTCTACGACTGA
- the purN gene encoding phosphoribosylglycinamide formyltransferase, whose protein sequence is MQATGNHSTRKARLAILLSGRGSNMVALVNAVQHGVLQNLAEVAVVFSNVPAAPGLATAAGLGCPTASRSSQGRKRAEFDAEVVDVLRQYQPDYVVLAGYMRILSPTFIRAFAGRILNIHPADTHQHQGLHAYEWAFENRLPETKITVHLVDEGLDTGPILAQHPVDLRGADTLAEVERRGLAVEHRVYAETLAELIKQQLAPTAVPQAAAATVHSTPLSSGSPSLPERGPGGEANR, encoded by the coding sequence TTGCAGGCAACTGGTAACCATAGCACCCGCAAAGCGCGCCTGGCCATTCTGCTGTCGGGCCGGGGCTCCAACATGGTGGCCCTGGTAAATGCCGTGCAACACGGTGTGCTGCAGAACCTGGCCGAAGTAGCCGTGGTGTTCAGCAACGTGCCCGCCGCACCCGGACTAGCCACGGCCGCCGGGCTGGGCTGCCCCACCGCCAGCCGCAGCAGCCAGGGCCGCAAGCGGGCCGAGTTCGATGCCGAGGTGGTGGATGTGCTGCGCCAGTACCAGCCCGATTACGTGGTGCTGGCCGGCTACATGCGCATTTTGTCGCCCACGTTTATCCGGGCGTTTGCGGGCCGCATCCTCAATATCCACCCCGCCGACACCCACCAGCACCAGGGCCTGCACGCCTATGAGTGGGCCTTCGAGAACCGCCTGCCCGAAACCAAAATCACGGTGCACCTGGTGGACGAAGGCCTCGACACCGGCCCCATCCTGGCCCAGCACCCGGTTGACCTGCGCGGAGCCGACACCCTGGCCGAAGTGGAGCGCCGCGGCCTGGCCGTGGAGCACCGCGTGTACGCCGAAACCCTGGCGGAACTCATCAAGCAGCAACTGGCCCCAACAGCAGTTCCCCAAGCGGCTGCGGCCACCGTTCATTCAACGCCATTGTCGTCTGGCTCCCCCTCTCTGCCGGAGAGGGGGCCGGGGGGTGAGGCGAATCGTTAG
- a CDS encoding phosphoribosylformylglycinamidine synthase subunit PurQ, producing MEQTPQLPDQHTPPRPQHDDPGHEVVTREGQIVLPGFKSVDPGHESTEPLKSKEEQPTDNRQLATDNSKVRALILTGFGINCEEEFAAAYRLVGAEATIVHLNQVLHGHVSIHDFDILNFPGGFSFGDDLGSGVVLANKLRYRRNAEGRTLLDDIKEFVAGGKHVLGICNGFQVLVKLGLLPDLSGTVTPEVTLTHNASGRYEDRWVKLTVNPRATTPFLKGLTTLEVPVRHGEGRLIIQDEATRAAIEARGLNCLTYADFDGAPTDVYPFNPNGADLNCAGLTDTTGRVFGLMPHPEAFLSLYNHPDWARRKRATPGLSEEGDGVWLFRNIVEHVQAQATAAAAPSVSHEFSS from the coding sequence ATGGAACAGACTCCCCAACTGCCGGACCAGCACACGCCCCCGCGCCCCCAGCACGACGACCCCGGCCACGAAGTGGTAACCCGGGAAGGCCAGATTGTGCTGCCCGGCTTCAAAAGCGTTGACCCCGGCCACGAATCCACCGAGCCCCTGAAAAGCAAGGAAGAACAGCCAACTGACAACCGGCAACTGGCAACTGACAACTCAAAAGTTCGGGCGCTTATCCTGACCGGTTTTGGTATCAACTGCGAGGAGGAATTTGCCGCCGCCTACCGGTTGGTAGGGGCCGAGGCCACCATCGTGCACCTGAACCAGGTGCTGCACGGCCACGTGAGCATCCACGACTTCGACATCCTGAACTTTCCCGGCGGGTTCTCCTTCGGCGACGACCTGGGCTCGGGCGTGGTGCTGGCCAACAAGCTGCGCTACCGCCGCAACGCCGAGGGCCGCACGCTGCTCGACGACATCAAGGAGTTTGTGGCTGGTGGCAAGCACGTGCTGGGCATCTGCAACGGTTTCCAGGTGCTAGTGAAGCTGGGCCTGCTGCCCGACCTGAGCGGCACCGTGACGCCCGAAGTAACCCTCACGCACAACGCCTCGGGCCGCTATGAGGACCGGTGGGTGAAGCTCACCGTCAACCCCCGTGCCACCACGCCGTTCCTGAAGGGCCTGACGACGCTGGAAGTGCCCGTGCGCCACGGCGAAGGCCGCCTCATCATCCAGGACGAGGCCACCCGCGCCGCCATTGAGGCCCGCGGCCTGAACTGCCTCACCTACGCCGACTTCGACGGGGCCCCCACCGACGTGTACCCCTTTAACCCCAACGGCGCTGACCTCAACTGCGCCGGCCTGACCGACACCACCGGCCGCGTGTTCGGCCTGATGCCCCACCCCGAGGCTTTCCTCTCACTCTATAACCACCCCGACTGGGCCCGCCGCAAGCGCGCTACTCCCGGCCTGAGTGAGGAGGGTGATGGGGTATGGCTGTTCCGCAACATTGTGGAGCACGTGCAGGCCCAGGCCACGGCCGCCGCGGCCCCGTCGGTGTCGCACGAGTTTTCATCCTAA
- a CDS encoding phosphoribosylaminoimidazolesuccinocarboxamide synthase, whose protein sequence is MNTLNHFETPQLELLHRGKVRDSFRAPSGERLIVVTDRLSAFDSVLETPVAHKGAVLNGLAAFWFDKTRHIIPNHVISLPDPNVTLAQEAEPIRVEMVVRHYLTGSMWRGYQQGQRSFSGVTVPDGLTKHQQFPEPIVTPTTKEESDREITPENLVAEGWVTAELYEQMRVKALELFNFASKWMAERGIILVDTKYEFGLRNGELLLIDEIHTPDSSRFWSADDYARNPEAAEQMDKEYVRQWLIAHKQDGQYPRALTPEVSAEATRRYLDIYERITGAPLPTTSDDDMQARMVSNLVRAGIIQEA, encoded by the coding sequence ATGAATACCCTCAACCATTTCGAAACGCCTCAGCTCGAACTCCTGCACCGTGGCAAGGTCCGTGACTCGTTCCGCGCCCCATCGGGTGAGCGGCTGATTGTGGTTACCGACCGCCTGTCGGCCTTCGACTCGGTGCTGGAAACGCCCGTGGCGCACAAAGGGGCCGTGCTCAACGGGCTGGCGGCTTTCTGGTTCGACAAAACCCGGCACATCATCCCCAACCACGTCATCAGCCTGCCCGACCCTAACGTGACGCTGGCCCAGGAGGCCGAGCCCATCCGGGTGGAAATGGTGGTGCGCCACTACCTCACCGGCTCCATGTGGCGCGGCTACCAGCAGGGGCAGCGCAGCTTCTCGGGCGTAACCGTTCCCGACGGCCTGACCAAGCACCAGCAGTTTCCCGAGCCCATCGTAACGCCCACCACCAAGGAGGAATCGGACCGGGAGATTACGCCCGAGAACCTGGTGGCCGAAGGCTGGGTGACGGCCGAGCTGTACGAGCAGATGCGAGTGAAGGCCCTGGAGCTGTTCAACTTTGCCTCCAAGTGGATGGCTGAGCGCGGCATCATTCTGGTGGATACCAAGTATGAATTCGGGCTGCGCAACGGGGAGCTGCTGCTGATTGACGAAATCCACACGCCCGACTCGTCGCGCTTCTGGAGCGCCGACGACTACGCCCGCAACCCCGAAGCCGCCGAGCAGATGGACAAGGAGTACGTGCGCCAGTGGCTGATTGCCCACAAGCAGGACGGCCAGTACCCCCGCGCCCTCACGCCCGAAGTTTCGGCCGAGGCCACCCGCCGCTACCTCGATATCTACGAGCGTATCACCGGCGCGCCGCTGCCCACCACCTCCGACGACGATATGCAGGCTCGCATGGTGAGCAACTTGGTGCGCGCCGGTATCATCCAAGAAGCCTAA